The DNA region TGCCAAACAGAGCAAACGCAAAAAAGATGGCATATTTTATACGCCAGAATTTATAACAGAATTTATAATTGAGAATTCGCTTGGTACGCTTTGTAAAGCCAAAAAAGATGAGCTAGGGCTTGATCTAAATGAGCTATTAGCACCAAAAAATCCCAAAAAATTAACCAAAGCAGAAAGTGAGATCAAAGACAAAATTTATGCTTACCGCAAGTGGCTCTTATCCCTTAAGATACTTGATCCAGCTTGTGGCTCTGGTGCGTTTTTAAACCAAGCTTTAGAATTTCTCATTAGCGAGCATGGCGCATTAGACACTTACCGCAAAGTATATGAGGGCGAGGGCTTGGGGCTTTACGATATAGAAAGCACTATTTTAGAAAATAATCTTTACGGCGTAGATATAAATGCCGATGCGGTCGAGATCGCCAGACTATCTCTTTGGCTCCGCACAGCTGCAAAAGGACGAGTTTTAACAGATCTTAGTAAAAATTTAGTAGCAGCAAACTCACTTTTAAAATTTCCTTTTGACTTTAAATTTGATGTCGTTATCGGCAATCCTCCCTATGTCAGACAAGAGGCGATAAAAGAGCAAAAACCAGCCCTACAAAAATATAAAGTTTATAGCGGAACGGCTGATTTGTTTGTCTATTTTTATGAGCTTGGCATTACACATCTAAAAGAAAATGGGCTTTTAGGTTTTATATGTTCAAATAAATTTTTCCGTGCCAGCTATGGTGAAAATTTACGTAGATTTATATTAGAAAATACGCAAATAACGCACATTATTGATTTTGCTGGGGTTAAAGTTTTTGAAGACGCGAGCGTAGATAGCGCGATTACTATTTTTAAAAAAATAAGAGCCGGTGAAAATTCAAAATTTAATTTCCTAGCTTCAAACAGCATAAATTTAAAAACGCAAAAATTTATCCAAATACCACAATCCACGCTAAACGAAACAAATTTCACTTTCCTAGATAGCAGCAAATTTGAGCTAAAAAGCAAGATCGAAAAAGTCGCAAAGCCATTAAAAGATTGGGGTGTGAATATCAATTATGGTGTCAAAACTGGACTAAACGAAGCATTTATCATCGACGATAGCGCTCGTGATAAAATTTTAAATAACTGTACTGGAGAAGAAAGAGGGCGGACGCAAAAGCTCATTAGACCGATCTTACGAGGTCGAGATATAAAGCGTTATGACTATGAGTGGGCTGGGCTGTGGCTCATTTGCACATTTCCGGCGTTAAAGATAGATATTGAAAATTTTCCAAGTCTTAAGGGATATTTACAAAATTTCTTGCCTTATATAGCACAAAGTGGCGAAACTATAAATGGTAAAAAATGCCGTAAAAAAACATCAAATAAATGGTTTGAGGCGCAAGACAATATCGCTTATTATGAAGAATTCGAAAAAGAGAAAATTTTATGCGCCAGAATGGTGCAAAGCCCAAAATTTGCTTACGATGCAAATAATAATATTCCAGACAATACTGCATATTGCATAACTGGCGAAAATCTAAAATTTTTATTAGCCTTTTTAAATTCAACAGCTGTTTATAAAATTTTCAACTTTTTCTATGCTGGAGGCGGACTTGAAGGCGAAATAAAAATAAATCGCTTAGAAATTTTGCCTATCCCCCAAATAACGCCACAAAATGAAAATTTAGCAAACGAGATAATAAATTTGATTGATGAAATTTTAAAAGCCAATGAAAAAATCAAGCTTTACGAGAAGCACATGCCTACTTTAACTCTTTATGAAAAGCTAGAAGCTAAAGAAAATATCGACGCGCTAAATAACAAAATCAAGGCAAGTAACGAAAAAATAGACGAACTTGTTTTTGAGCTTTATGAGCTAACGAGCGACGAGATCGCACTTATAACGGGGGGGGGTTCTGAAGGTATAGCAAAAATTTACATATACATCTTACAAAGGGGAGAAAATGAACCAATTAGAGCTTTATTACAATCAGCCGCTTAAATCAAGTAAATTTATCCCCAGGAAATACGAAATCATCTCGCCAAAGACGCTTATAATAGGCGCCATTTCAAGTGGCAAAACAGCCCTTGTTTATGAGTTTTTGAGCCATTATAAAAGCGAGGAGAGACTTTATGTAAATTTAGACGATCTAAGGATAGACAGAGCCTTGCTTTTAGCAAATTTAAAAGAATTTTTAGAAAAAAATACCCAGATAAAGGTGATCGCAGTTGAAAATTTACAAGCTGCTGACCTTGCAAATTTAGACTTTTTAAAGGGCGCAACACTTGAAAATATCATCCTTACAAGCAAGGAATTTTCACTCACGATTGACGGCTTTGCACGCATAAATTTAAACTATCTCGACTACGAGGAATTTATACTATTTTTTAAGAAAAATTTGGACCAAGACCTGCTTTTTAGCTACTTTTTGGCTCATGGCAATGAGATAGCAAGTGCTTTTTTAGACTCCAGCGAGGTCACAGCGCACTTGCAACAGCTCTTAAGAGCAAATTTAAGCGAGCAAAGCATTGCGATTTTAAAAGAATGTACTCCAAAATGCCACGATGTGCTTAGTACTTTTGGTATCTACAAAAACCTAAAAGAGCAGATGAAAATCTCAAAAGATAGTGTCTATAACGCAGTAACCAGCCTTAATGAAAATGGCTTTATAGAATTAGTACCAAATTTAGATGAGAGTAGCACGAGCAAAAAGCTCTACTTTACAAATTTTGCACTTCGTAACGCTTTATACCTAAAAAAGGACTTTTTGGCCGTCTTTGCAAATGTAGTTTTTTGCGAGTTGCTTAAATTTAAAGATGAAATTTACTACACAAAAGAGATTGATTTCTTCCTTAATAAAAGGAAGATCGCAATCATCTGTGTGCCGTTTTCTGCACCAGAGATCATCTTCTTGAAATTTAAAAAACTCCACGCAAGCTTAAAAGAGCTGGGTGTAAGCAAGCTTCAGATAATCAGCGTCGCAAACCAAGCTGAGCTTAGCTTTGAGGGCATAAAATGCGAAATTTTGCCATTTTCTAGGTGGAGTCTAGGTTTATAAATTTAAACCTTTATTTGATTATTGTTTTAAAAGCTTAAAGTAAAGAAGCTATAATCAACAAAACTATGAAGGACGGACATGAGAGCATTTATTGGGATTTTTATACTTATAGTAAGCCTATTTGGCTATGAGATAAATCACGAAAACTGGGCAAAATTTTATAAATTTATTGGTGAGGCGAATGGTATAAAATTTGAAGTGTATATGAACTATTTTAAAGATGAATTTGAAAATTTTAAGCAAAGTAAGAGCTTTAAAGTGCCAGCCAAGATAAGCGGGCATATCTTTTTTGATGGCACAAAATACGACTACGAAAAAGGTAATCTTGAGCAAAATAGCAGTGAAATTTCATCGCTAAATGCTGTATCTGATAAGATAAATTTAGACGTTAAAAATGAAAATGGCGAGCTAAAGGGCAAAATAATCGTTAAAAACAAAGCCTATAATGCGACTATCAAAAAAGAAAAAGAGTATGAAATGCTAAATATTGGCATCCAAATGACCGAAGCAAATGGCACAAGATACGAAGCTATAATTAACGATATATTTGCCAAAGAATCGGCTAAAAAAAATAAAAATAAATTACTCTCGACACTTTATGACCTAAAAAGCGAGCGTAAAAAATGGCCAAATAACCAATTTGAAAGCCTAGATAACATCTACTATATAAATGACAAAATAAAAAGTATCTGCACCTATAAAAACAATAAAACTAGCTGCGATGTCGTCTTAATTAAAACCAACAAAAAGCTAAAGTTAAAGCAGATTTTTAAAGATATGAACGATCCTCATCTAAAAGCAATCCTTGCAACAGCAGGCGTTAGCGAAAATTTTGTGCTTTCGCCACTTGGGCTTACCTTTTTAAACGAGGAGCAAATTAGCGTGCCACTTGATGAGCTAAGACCTTACTTTAGCGATGAAATCGGGCTTTAATGGCAAAAATTTGTGGCATAGATGAGGCTGGACGTGGGGCTTTAGCTGGGCCTTTAAGCGTAGCGGCCTGCGTGCTAAATAAAGAAATTTCAGGCCTAAACGACTCCAAAAAACTAACCGCAAAAAAGCGTGAGGAGCTTTTTAAAGAGATTATAAAAAGCTCCAACTTTCTCATCATCTACTTCTCAAATGCGCAAATAGACGAACTTGGGCTAAGCGAGTGCTTAAGACGAGCGCTCAAAATTTTTAAGGTGCATTTTGAGGGCTTTGAGATCATTTATGATGGAAATTTAGACTATGGCGTAGGTATCACAACGATGATAAAAGCTGACGGCAAGGTCGCTGGGGTAAGCGCTGCTAGCATATTAGCAAAGGTTAGCCGCGATAGTTTAATGAAAGGCTGGGATAAAATTTACTCAAAATATGGCTTTTCTAGGCACAAAGGATACGGCACAAAAGCACATTTAGAAGCCATTGCCAAGTTTGGCTATTCAGGCCTTCATAGAAAAAGCTTTGTAGTAAAGTCTTTTGAAAAATCTCTATTTGACTAAAATTAATTATCTAAGCATCAAATAGATGCTTAGATAACGCCTTTTTTAATGGCAGCCACAACCGCAACTACCACTACTTTTAATAGCATCAAATACTGCATCGTAGTTTGGCTCTTCTGTCACTTCAGGGACGATTTGTTTGTGAATTATTACGCCATCATTGATGACAAATACCGCTCTTGCAAGTAGCCCTTTTAGTGGGCCATCGCTCATTAAGACACCATAGTTTTTAGCAAATTCTCCGTATCTAAAGTCGCTTCCAACATGTAAATTTGCTATGCCTTCAGTCGTGCAAAATCTACCCATCGCAAATGGCAAATCATTTGAGATGATGCTAAGTTTTACACCATG from Campylobacter concisus includes:
- a CDS encoding Eco57I restriction-modification methylase domain-containing protein — protein: MPIFNTKFLLTQDQDEEKLKKRYANLQMYQVKASDIKSFKEEKFQTQFLKDIFEDCLGYTLDTTNPTTFNLEREKKNETDGKKTDGAILINGEVRCVIELKDQTTQYLDKTPSNRELSPVDQAFRYFVSHDNAKYVVVSNFNELRFYIGNKTTFEKFDLFTANFDEFKRLHLLLSFESISTDLPLKLKEKFATHEREISNKFYKDFSAFRLALFKNICKNNASIDKNRLLSLTQKLCDRFVFILFAEDRGLLRLRTIAEIKDKFQNQVTELSFYDFYKIYFKAIDEGSERLDIKRYNGGLFATDTELDALKIDDSVLEAQFLSDYDFLSDIGVNILGHIFESSLNDLEELNAQINGNEFDAKQSKRKKDGIFYTPEFITEFIIENSLGTLCKAKKDELGLDLNELLAPKNPKKLTKAESEIKDKIYAYRKWLLSLKILDPACGSGAFLNQALEFLISEHGALDTYRKVYEGEGLGLYDIESTILENNLYGVDINADAVEIARLSLWLRTAAKGRVLTDLSKNLVAANSLLKFPFDFKFDVVIGNPPYVRQEAIKEQKPALQKYKVYSGTADLFVYFYELGITHLKENGLLGFICSNKFFRASYGENLRRFILENTQITHIIDFAGVKVFEDASVDSAITIFKKIRAGENSKFNFLASNSINLKTQKFIQIPQSTLNETNFTFLDSSKFELKSKIEKVAKPLKDWGVNINYGVKTGLNEAFIIDDSARDKILNNCTGEERGRTQKLIRPILRGRDIKRYDYEWAGLWLICTFPALKIDIENFPSLKGYLQNFLPYIAQSGETINGKKCRKKTSNKWFEAQDNIAYYEEFEKEKILCARMVQSPKFAYDANNNIPDNTAYCITGENLKFLLAFLNSTAVYKIFNFFYAGGGLEGEIKINRLEILPIPQITPQNENLANEIINLIDEILKANEKIKLYEKHMPTLTLYEKLEAKENIDALNNKIKASNEKIDELVFELYELTSDEIALITGGGSEGIAKIYIYILQRGENEPIRALLQSAA
- a CDS encoding ATP-binding protein, producing MNQLELYYNQPLKSSKFIPRKYEIISPKTLIIGAISSGKTALVYEFLSHYKSEERLYVNLDDLRIDRALLLANLKEFLEKNTQIKVIAVENLQAADLANLDFLKGATLENIILTSKEFSLTIDGFARINLNYLDYEEFILFFKKNLDQDLLFSYFLAHGNEIASAFLDSSEVTAHLQQLLRANLSEQSIAILKECTPKCHDVLSTFGIYKNLKEQMKISKDSVYNAVTSLNENGFIELVPNLDESSTSKKLYFTNFALRNALYLKKDFLAVFANVVFCELLKFKDEIYYTKEIDFFLNKRKIAIICVPFSAPEIIFLKFKKLHASLKELGVSKLQIISVANQAELSFEGIKCEILPFSRWSLGL
- a CDS encoding S-adenosylmethionine tRNA ribosyltransferase encodes the protein MRAFIGIFILIVSLFGYEINHENWAKFYKFIGEANGIKFEVYMNYFKDEFENFKQSKSFKVPAKISGHIFFDGTKYDYEKGNLEQNSSEISSLNAVSDKINLDVKNENGELKGKIIVKNKAYNATIKKEKEYEMLNIGIQMTEANGTRYEAIINDIFAKESAKKNKNKLLSTLYDLKSERKKWPNNQFESLDNIYYINDKIKSICTYKNNKTSCDVVLIKTNKKLKLKQIFKDMNDPHLKAILATAGVSENFVLSPLGLTFLNEEQISVPLDELRPYFSDEIGL
- a CDS encoding ribonuclease HII; translated protein: MAKICGIDEAGRGALAGPLSVAACVLNKEISGLNDSKKLTAKKREELFKEIIKSSNFLIIYFSNAQIDELGLSECLRRALKIFKVHFEGFEIIYDGNLDYGVGITTMIKADGKVAGVSAASILAKVSRDSLMKGWDKIYSKYGFSRHKGYGTKAHLEAIAKFGYSGLHRKSFVVKSFEKSLFD
- the tpx gene encoding thiol peroxidase; translation: MATTKFKGSEVNLSGNEVFVGSYAPEAKVVAQDLSEFSVGGNNGVEVLVCLPSLDTGVCAAEARKFNEKVAGKHGVKLSIISNDLPFAMGRFCTTEGIANLHVGSDFRYGEFAKNYGVLMSDGPLKGLLARAVFVINDGVIIHKQIVPEVTEEPNYDAVFDAIKSSGSCGCGCH